One window of the Thamnophis elegans isolate rThaEle1 chromosome 6, rThaEle1.pri, whole genome shotgun sequence genome contains the following:
- the LCMT2 gene encoding tRNA wybutosine-synthesizing protein 4: protein MNEFYRSFVPGEEQKRIQALEPFDEFEEWHLKCSHYFILAASKGEDSSAPPVFPRVEAPPAHRAPRFAGTVAASSCGAAAGLKRYGHCSVLLAPDVILTTGGFGDHGGRHCRLTELHILLKQQDGWRSDKVRLAELEMSWDGRLFHTVNVLRSGWAVVLGGRKSPVSLALPPLRLKGLADADPLSPSNPVLELTPLPPVEGLSVPRWRHTATEVTHEGQAYLFIYGGCSSGQLVLTDWHFLHLEGLRCQQIPVEGPVPAGRHSHSACSWAGGVLIAGGLASSEQLLGSLLFLKPAGRGFQWHSLETCPPLTPRYSHTAHVHRGKLLLVGGVWLNPPSVPGVAVIDLATRALAEYHIDTMRKRQDLYRSDTLVSSSRICPELPGAEAAGAQKDISGVAPDVTQPQQCHHTRHGGDDSYWRGRKLLLLWDSSELVAYPPGSEQHLKGWALTYCSPRGQKGRSRLGDAVDWTPCTQEHSPHPHPRSLDTGSLWQESCAPALQSRCSTGGPPASGGRSPGVGGHLP, encoded by the exons ATGAACGAGTTCTACAGGAGCTTTGTGCCTGGAGAAGAGCAGAAGAGGATTCAGGCTCTGGAGCCCTTTGACGAATTTGAG GAATGGCACCTGAAGTGCTCCCATTATTTCATCCTGGCCGCATCTAAGGGAGAGGACTCCTCTGCACCTCCCGTCTTtcccagggtggaag CTCCCCCGGCTCATCGAGCCCCTCGCTTTGCTGGGACTGTGGCCGCATCCTCCTGTGGGGCAGCGGCTGGCCTGAAGCGCTATGGTCACTGCTCGGTGCTCCTCGCCCCAGACGTCATTCTAACCACCGGTGGCTTCGGGGACCATGGTGGGCGCCACTGCCGCCTGACTGAGCTGCATATTCTGCTCAAGCAGCAGGACGGTTGGAGAAGCGACAAGGTCAGACTGGCCGAGCTAGAAATGTCTTGGG ACGGGCGGCTTTTCCACACCGTGAATGTTCTGCGCTCAGGCTGGGCTGTCGTCCTTGGGGGCCGCAAATCCCCAGTGAGCCTTGCTCTGCCCCCCCTTCGCTTAAAGGGGCTGGCAGATGCCGATCCTTTGAGCCCCAGCAACCCTGTCCTTGAGCTCACTCCGCTGCCACCTGTCGAGGGCCTCTCCGTGCCCCGCTGGAGACACACCGCCACAGAAGTCACGCATGAAG gaCAGGCTTACCTCTTCATCTACGGAGGCTGCAGTTCTGGGCAGTTGGTACTCACCGATTGGCACTTCCTGCATTTGGAGGGGCTCCGCTGTCAGCAG ATTCCAGTGGAGGGTCCTGTTCCGGCCGGCCGTCACTCGCACAGTGCCTGCAGCTGGGCAGGAGGGGTGCTCATCGCCGGCGGCCTGGCATCCTCTGAGCAGCTGCTGGGCAGCCTCTTGTTTCTGAAGCCAGCCGGGAGAGGCTTCCAGTGGCATTCTCTGGAGACCTGCCCCCCGCTCACACCCAG GTATTCACACACGGCTCACGTGCACCGCGGGAAGCTGTTGCTCGTGGGTGGGGTCTGGCTCAACCCTCCTTCGGTGCCTGGCGTTGCCGTGATAGACCTGGCGACAAGGGCTTTAGCGGAGTATCACATTGACACA ATGAGGAAGAGGCAAGATTTGTATCGCTCAGATACCCTCGTGAGCAGCTCCAGAATTTGCCCAGAGCTGCCAGGGGCAGAGGCAGCAGGAGCTCAGAAAG ACATTTCTGGAGTGGCCCCTGATGTTACACAACCACAGCAGTGTCATCATACCCGACACGGAGGAGATGATTCTTACTGGAGGGGGCGGAAACTGCTTCTCCTTTGGGACTCATCTGAACTGGTCGCCTATCCGCCTGGATCTGAGCAGCATCTGAAGGGGTGGGCTTTGACATATTGCAGCCCAAGAGGACAGAAGGGCCGAAGCAGACTGGGTGATGCAGTGGACTGGACTCCTTGCACTCAAGAACattccccccatccccacccccggtCATTGGACACGGGCAGCCTGTGGCAAGAGAGCTGTGCTCCTGCTCTGCAGAGCAGATGTTCCACTGGTGGCCCCCCGGCTTCAGGGGGAAGGAGCCCAGGTGTAGGAGGCCACCTGCCCTAA